The Linepithema humile isolate Giens D197 chromosome 2, Lhum_UNIL_v1.0, whole genome shotgun sequence genome has a segment encoding these proteins:
- the LOC105667849 gene encoding uncharacterized protein isoform X3 encodes MKIATTLFYFVVVGFSVGDELGFSQSLSNLESTKRRSVQTNKVNGLLLSPLNTANSRDDARAVSLNTRQVPPFKPLPIGGVRPLAQQPERQKLVVNSTAFKAVPAMPLAQQEALRLQHQRIHQEAKLKQQQRIQQEALALQILKQQRLQQQEAMRQQQMQKIQQQQKQQQMLAQRQQIMAVQNKKDQQPQIITVAGAMPKLPGIVAAVSPGLVETDVSALKTTTNLASSNGALPPFIAMPQSSAKLTNRISSSATLLQDSDNEVSKDDFNQLPLPSDEMAASVNEMTLLSLQPVGTESSQSLPLQQNEKRQSLPDSLPSLAPIQGMETSLKALAEASNITLEALEAAILVRQQQLLKKQQGPTTASTSTTIMPTAASSKNKYNSGATKVMNAPREYYPVGYDKNFDDNFASRVDLPDTSFYCGDQKHFPGLYADEDLGCMVFHVCALTDDGLIMKSFLCPESTLFDQTILKCNWWFYVDCKASKGLYDSNIPISKSYQLMKALAFFSAYKNHDNSTSNPEDSEISS; translated from the exons GGTTTTCCGTTGGTGACGAGTTAGGCTTTAGCCAATCGTTGTCTAATTTGGAAAGCACAAAAAGAAGAAGCGTGCAAACAAACAAAGTTAATGGGCTCTTACTTAGTCCTTTAAATACG GCAAACAGTCGTGATGACGCACGTGCGGTATCACTAAATACTCGTCAAGTGCCACCCTTTAAGCCCTTACCAATCGGAGGGGTGCGGCCATTGGCTCAGCAACCCGAACGTCAAAAATTAGTAGTAAATTCAACGGCTTTTAAAGCAGTGCCAGCGATGCCGCTGGCACAGCAGGAAGCGCTGCGCCTGCAACACCAACGAATTCATCAGGAAGCTAAGCTGAAGCAGCAGCAGAGGATACAACAAGAAGCGTTGGCGCTGCAGATATTGAAGCAGCAACGTCTGCAACAACAGGAGGCTATGAGGCAGCAACAAATGCAAAAGATACAGCAACAACAAAAGCAACAGCAGATGCTCGCACAACGGCAGCAAATCATGGCGGTACAAAATAAGAAGGATCAA CAACCGCAAATAATAACAGTGGCGGGAGCGATGCCGAAGCTACCTGGTATCGTAGCCGCAGTTTCGCCGGGTTTAGTCGAAACCGACGTCTCGGCATTAAAGACCACAACTAATTTGGCCTCATCGAACGGTGCTTTGCCACCTTTCATTGCGATGCCGCAATCGTCGGCAAAGCTTACAAACAGAATCAGTAGCAGTGCTACTTTGCTGCAGGATTCCGATAATGAAGTATCGAAAGACGATTTCAATCAG TTACCTTTGCCAAGCGACGAGATGGCTGCTTCAGTGAATGAAATGACTTTACTCTCACTGCAGCCTGTCGGAACTGAAAGCAGCCAATCATTACCTCTTCAACAAAACGAAAAGCGACAGTCTCTGCCTGACAGTTTACCATCCTTGGCTCCCATTCAGGGAATGGAAACTTCTTTGAAAGCACTTGCGGAGGCAAGCAATATCACTCTAGAAGCTTTAGAAGCGGCAATTCTTGTGAGACAACAACAGCTTCTTAAAAAACAGCAAGGACCCACGACAGCAAGTACCAGTACTACAATAATGCCTACGGCAGCGTCGTCTAAAAA TAAGTACAATTCTGGAGCTACCAAAGTAATGAATGCGCCACGAGAATATTATCCCGTTGGATACGACAAGAACTTCGACGATAATTTTGCAAGTCGCGTCGATCTACCTGACACGAGCTTTTATTGTGGCGATCAGAAACATTTCCCAGGTCTCTATGCAGATGAGGATCTCGGGTGTATG GTGTTCCACGTTTGCGCACTAACGGACGACGGTCTGATCATGAAGAGTTTCCTGTGTCCGGAATCGACGCTGTTCGATCAAACAATTCTGAAATGCAATTGGTGGTTTTACGTAGACTGCAAAGCATCAAAGGGCTTGTACGACAGCAATATAcctattagcaagagttaccaGTTGATGAAGGCTTTGGCCTTTTTCTCGGCGTATAAAAATCATGACAACAGCACAAGCAATCCGGAAGACAGCGAAATTAGTTCTTGA